A stretch of the Opisthocomus hoazin isolate bOpiHoa1 chromosome 2, bOpiHoa1.hap1, whole genome shotgun sequence genome encodes the following:
- the LGALS8 gene encoding galectin-8 isoform X2 has translation MMSLGGPQKTIRNPIIPYVGTIHGGLVPGKQIVIRGTVPDDADRFQVDLQCGSSTQPRADVAFHLNPRFKKHGCVVCNTLEREKWGWEEITYHMPFQKGKPFEIVIMILKDKFQVSVNKRHLLLYNHRISLERIDTLGIYGQVHIETIDFVSNGKMTDGSQFGVPYVGKLDAALRPGCTVAIKGEVNKNPKSFAINLKSSDSKDIALHLNPRMKNKVFVRNSYLHDSWGEEEKEVDDFPFSPGMYFELIIFCDAHQFKVAVNGVHTLEYKHRFKQLEKINIVEITGDVQLLDVRSW, from the exons ATGATGTCCTTGGGTGGACCGCAGAAGACAATCCGTAACCCG ATCATTCCATATGTTGGGACCATACATGGTGGCCTTGTTCCTGGAAAGCAGATTGTGATACGTGGGACTGTTCCTGATGATGCAGACAG GTTCCAGGTGGATTTACAGTGTGGCAGTAGCACACAGCCTCGAGCTGATGTGGCGTTTCATCTCAACCCCCGCTTCAAAAAGCATGGCTGCGTTGTTTGCAACACGCTGGAGAGGGAAAAATGGGGCTGGGAAGAGATCACTTACCACATGCCCTTTCAAAAAGGGAAGCCATTTGAGATTGTCATAATGATTTTAAAGGATAAATTCCAG GTGTCTGTAAACAAGAGACACTTGCTGCTCTACAACCACAGAATTAGCCTTGAAAGAATAGATACTCTTGGAATATATGGTCAAGTGCACATTGAAACCATAGATTTTGTTTCTAAT GGGAAAATGACGGATGGTTCACAATTT GGAGTTCCTTACGTTGGGAAACTGGATGCAGCACTTCGTCCAGGATGCACAGTTGCCATTAAAGGGGAAGTGAATAAAAACCCAAAGAG cTTTGCGATAAATCTGAAATCAAGTGACTCAAAGGACATTGCATTACATCTGAATCCCcgaatgaaaaataaagtttttgtaAGAAACTCCTACCTTCATGACAGctggggagaagaagaaaaggaagttgATGATTTCCCTTTCAGTCCAGGGATGTACTTTGAG CTGATCATTTTCTGTGATGCCCACCAGTTCAAAGTTGCTGTTAATGGTGTTCACACTCTGGAGTACAAGCATCGTTTTAAACAACTTGAAAAGATCAACATAGTGGAAATCACGGGAGATGTTCAGCTGTTAGATGTGAGGAGCTGGTAG
- the LGALS8 gene encoding galectin-8 isoform X1 produces MMSLGGPQKTIRNPIIPYVGTIHGGLVPGKQIVIRGTVPDDADRFQVDLQCGSSTQPRADVAFHLNPRFKKHGCVVCNTLEREKWGWEEITYHMPFQKGKPFEIVIMILKDKFQVSVNKRHLLLYNHRISLERIDTLGIYGQVHIETIDFVSNSLQGSQPSSLGITKINTENGKMTDGSQFGVPYVGKLDAALRPGCTVAIKGEVNKNPKSFAINLKSSDSKDIALHLNPRMKNKVFVRNSYLHDSWGEEEKEVDDFPFSPGMYFELIIFCDAHQFKVAVNGVHTLEYKHRFKQLEKINIVEITGDVQLLDVRSW; encoded by the exons ATGATGTCCTTGGGTGGACCGCAGAAGACAATCCGTAACCCG ATCATTCCATATGTTGGGACCATACATGGTGGCCTTGTTCCTGGAAAGCAGATTGTGATACGTGGGACTGTTCCTGATGATGCAGACAG GTTCCAGGTGGATTTACAGTGTGGCAGTAGCACACAGCCTCGAGCTGATGTGGCGTTTCATCTCAACCCCCGCTTCAAAAAGCATGGCTGCGTTGTTTGCAACACGCTGGAGAGGGAAAAATGGGGCTGGGAAGAGATCACTTACCACATGCCCTTTCAAAAAGGGAAGCCATTTGAGATTGTCATAATGATTTTAAAGGATAAATTCCAG GTGTCTGTAAACAAGAGACACTTGCTGCTCTACAACCACAGAATTAGCCTTGAAAGAATAGATACTCTTGGAATATATGGTCAAGTGCACATTGAAACCATAGATTTTGTTTCTAAT TCTTTACAAGGCTCTCAGCCATCATCTCTAGGAATAACAAagataaacacagaaaat GGGAAAATGACGGATGGTTCACAATTT GGAGTTCCTTACGTTGGGAAACTGGATGCAGCACTTCGTCCAGGATGCACAGTTGCCATTAAAGGGGAAGTGAATAAAAACCCAAAGAG cTTTGCGATAAATCTGAAATCAAGTGACTCAAAGGACATTGCATTACATCTGAATCCCcgaatgaaaaataaagtttttgtaAGAAACTCCTACCTTCATGACAGctggggagaagaagaaaaggaagttgATGATTTCCCTTTCAGTCCAGGGATGTACTTTGAG CTGATCATTTTCTGTGATGCCCACCAGTTCAAAGTTGCTGTTAATGGTGTTCACACTCTGGAGTACAAGCATCGTTTTAAACAACTTGAAAAGATCAACATAGTGGAAATCACGGGAGATGTTCAGCTGTTAGATGTGAGGAGCTGGTAG